From a region of the Nocardioides ginsengisegetis genome:
- a CDS encoding TetR/AcrR family transcriptional regulator, whose product MTPSSEPVLTRPRVEGDREQEILDATLEVLGDVGYDRLTMDAVATRAKASKATLYRRWNGKVALVIDALLSVKSTPAAPDTGSLREDLIQSFCGMGGLTDEQSVGTFAAVITAISRDAEFAEAFRREVIGPKARVAQEIFERADARGEIAPGVDLSLLAPALAGIVLHRMYLIGELPDQDLITRVIDQIILPAATRRP is encoded by the coding sequence ATGACCCCCAGTTCCGAGCCGGTCCTGACCCGTCCGCGGGTCGAGGGCGACCGTGAGCAGGAGATCCTCGACGCCACCCTGGAGGTCCTCGGTGACGTCGGCTACGACCGGCTAACCATGGACGCCGTCGCCACCCGCGCCAAGGCGTCCAAGGCCACGCTCTACCGCCGCTGGAACGGCAAGGTCGCCCTCGTGATCGACGCCCTGCTGTCGGTCAAGAGCACCCCCGCCGCCCCCGACACGGGCAGCCTCCGCGAGGACCTCATCCAGTCGTTCTGCGGCATGGGCGGGCTCACCGACGAGCAGTCGGTCGGCACGTTCGCCGCGGTCATCACGGCCATCAGCCGCGACGCGGAGTTCGCCGAGGCGTTCCGCCGCGAGGTGATCGGCCCCAAGGCCCGCGTCGCCCAGGAGATCTTCGAGCGCGCCGACGCGCGCGGCGAGATCGCCCCCGGCGTCGACCTGTCCCTGCTCGCCCCCGCCCTCGCGGGCATCGTCCTGCACCGCATGTACCTCATCGGGGAGCTCCCCGACCAAGACCTCATCACGCGGGTCATCGACCAGATCATCCTGCCCGCCGCCACGCGCCGGCCCTGA
- a CDS encoding alpha/beta fold hydrolase: MPTETATPASPALTRRDVPGRRALVLMLHGGTETSTRPVDGRSASWRRSAAMQRAIGDTLHEAGVSTWLVGYRQRGWNGGAPVEDARWALDEVRRELGRLPVVLLGHSMGARTAVHVADDEDVVGVVGLAPWLPEGEPVGALAGKRLLAAHGRRDRITSPRATRAYVERAAKVAAEVDFVDMGPVGHYMFKRVRAWNELAARASLALL, encoded by the coding sequence GTGCCGACCGAGACCGCGACACCCGCCTCGCCTGCCCTGACCCGGAGGGACGTCCCCGGGCGGCGCGCCCTGGTGCTGATGCTGCACGGCGGCACGGAGACGTCGACCCGCCCCGTCGACGGCCGCAGTGCCTCGTGGCGACGGTCGGCGGCGATGCAGCGCGCCATCGGCGACACCCTCCACGAGGCCGGCGTGAGCACCTGGCTGGTCGGCTACCGGCAGCGCGGGTGGAACGGCGGGGCGCCCGTCGAGGACGCGCGCTGGGCCCTCGACGAGGTACGACGGGAGCTCGGCCGGCTCCCCGTCGTACTGCTCGGGCACTCGATGGGCGCGCGCACCGCCGTGCACGTGGCCGACGACGAGGACGTGGTGGGTGTGGTCGGGCTCGCCCCGTGGCTGCCCGAGGGCGAGCCGGTCGGGGCCCTCGCGGGCAAGCGGCTGCTGGCGGCCCACGGACGGCGCGACCGCATCACCTCCCCGCGGGCGACCCGCGCCTACGTCGAGCGTGCCGCCAAGGTCGCCGCCGAGGTCGACTTCGTGGACATGGGGCCGGTCGGCCACTACATGTTCAAGCGGGTGCGGGCCTGGAACGAGCTCGCCGCCCGGGCCTCGCTCGCGCTGCTCTGA